From a single Nocardioides sp. dk884 genomic region:
- the tsaE gene encoding tRNA (adenosine(37)-N6)-threonylcarbamoyltransferase complex ATPase subunit type 1 TsaE: protein MSVEVQRVGPEAAAEVLAVVRAAFAARPPLDPPADALAETEESMAAMLGRYGGLLARLDGRPVGALVLDPVGSTMYLRRFGVHPDAQGHGIARKLIDAVVDAAEGYDDATVVAREELPRTLRFWERQGFREITRRSPLVEMRRPLRTCVFDVLDADAMQALGRSLAGQLQPGDLIVLSGELGAGKTTLTQGIGAGLHVRGDVTSPTFVIARVHPSLVEGPDLVHVDAYRLGGIEELDDLDLDTDLDHAVTVVEWGEGLAEGLTESRLEIRIVRSTATDPDDELDPRRVEITPVGPRWHALSFRGLG, encoded by the coding sequence ATGAGCGTCGAGGTCCAGCGGGTCGGCCCGGAGGCCGCCGCCGAGGTGCTCGCGGTGGTCCGGGCGGCGTTCGCCGCCCGGCCGCCGCTCGACCCGCCCGCGGACGCGCTCGCCGAGACCGAGGAGTCGATGGCCGCGATGCTCGGCCGCTACGGCGGGCTGCTCGCGCGCCTCGACGGTCGCCCGGTCGGCGCGCTCGTGCTGGACCCGGTGGGCAGCACGATGTACCTGCGGCGCTTCGGCGTACACCCTGACGCGCAGGGGCACGGCATCGCCCGCAAGCTCATCGACGCCGTGGTCGATGCCGCCGAGGGGTACGACGACGCGACGGTCGTCGCCCGCGAGGAGCTGCCGCGCACGCTGCGCTTCTGGGAGCGCCAGGGGTTCCGCGAGATCACGCGGCGCTCGCCGCTGGTGGAGATGCGCCGCCCGCTGCGCACCTGCGTCTTCGACGTCCTCGACGCCGACGCGATGCAGGCGCTCGGGCGCTCGCTGGCCGGCCAGCTGCAGCCCGGCGACCTGATCGTGCTCTCCGGTGAGCTCGGCGCCGGCAAGACCACCCTCACCCAGGGCATCGGTGCCGGCCTGCACGTGCGCGGCGACGTCACCTCGCCGACGTTCGTGATCGCGCGGGTGCACCCGTCGCTGGTCGAGGGCCCGGACCTCGTGCACGTCGACGCCTACCGCCTCGGCGGCATCGAGGAGCTCGACGATCTCGACCTCGACACCGACCTCGACCACGCGGTCACGGTCGTGGAGTGGGGCGAGGGGCTCGCCGAGGGGCTCACCGAGTCGCGCCTGGAGATCCGGATCGTGCGCAGCACGGCCACCGACCCCGACGACGAGCTCGACCCGCGCCGGGTGGAGATCACCCCGGTCGGCCCCCGCTGGCACGCGCTGTCGTTCCGCGGGCTGGGCTGA
- a CDS encoding alpha/beta fold hydrolase produces MGLRTRILGAGAGAASLALAGAAYGVARQRKRLDGRAGEEIEFGTLRSDPLTVVADDGVPLHVEIDEPGPDAPPLTVVLVHGYALTLDCWHFQRAALRGRVRTVLYDQRSHGRSGRSSRENATIDHLGEDLRRVLEEVVPEGPVLLVGHSMGGMSVVAFAEQHPQLFHDRVAGAALISTTAGGLDVGRLLLPVVPAKIGLPLARGTVATLARRAGTVDGLRRAGRSLATVATDLFAFGDEVPASYVEFVDRMLSDTPFEVVAGFFPSFGALDKFHAVDVLSDVPSLVMCGTADRVTSIGHSRKLHSRIRNSRLVELDGAGHMVILERHDEINTELDRLIEDVLEQEGTR; encoded by the coding sequence GTGGGCCTGAGGACGCGGATCCTCGGCGCCGGTGCCGGCGCGGCCAGCCTGGCGCTCGCCGGGGCGGCGTACGGCGTGGCGCGGCAGCGCAAGCGCCTGGACGGGCGCGCGGGCGAGGAGATCGAGTTCGGCACCCTGCGCTCGGACCCGCTGACAGTCGTCGCCGACGACGGGGTGCCGCTGCACGTCGAGATCGACGAGCCCGGCCCGGACGCCCCGCCGCTCACGGTGGTGCTCGTGCACGGCTACGCGCTCACCCTGGACTGCTGGCACTTCCAGCGCGCCGCGCTGCGCGGGAGGGTGCGCACGGTCCTCTACGACCAGCGCTCCCACGGACGCTCCGGGCGCTCCTCGCGTGAGAACGCCACCATCGACCACCTCGGCGAGGACCTGCGCCGGGTGCTCGAGGAGGTCGTGCCCGAGGGGCCGGTGCTCCTGGTCGGGCACTCGATGGGCGGCATGAGCGTGGTCGCGTTCGCCGAGCAGCACCCGCAGCTCTTCCACGACCGGGTCGCCGGCGCCGCCCTCATCTCCACCACCGCCGGGGGTCTGGACGTCGGGCGGCTGCTGCTGCCGGTCGTCCCGGCCAAGATCGGGCTACCGCTGGCGCGGGGGACCGTGGCCACCCTGGCGCGCCGCGCCGGCACCGTCGACGGCCTGCGCCGTGCGGGCCGCTCCCTCGCGACCGTCGCGACCGACCTCTTCGCCTTCGGCGACGAGGTGCCGGCCTCCTACGTCGAGTTCGTCGACCGGATGCTGTCGGACACGCCGTTCGAGGTGGTCGCCGGGTTCTTCCCGAGCTTCGGGGCACTGGACAAGTTCCACGCCGTCGACGTGCTCTCCGACGTACCGTCGCTGGTCATGTGCGGCACCGCCGACCGGGTCACCTCGATCGGGCACAGCCGCAAGCTGCACTCGCGCATCCGCAACTCCCGTCTCGTCGAGCTCGACGGCGCCGGGCACATGGTGATCCTCGAGCGGCACGACGAGATCAACACCGAGCTGGACCGCCTCATCGAGGACGTCCTGGAGCAGGAAGGGACGCGATGA
- the alr gene encoding alanine racemase: protein MTAARAEIVVDLAAVRHNVRRLRELVGDQVQMMSVVKADGYGHGMVEVARAAREAGADWLGVATLDEALALRESGDVGRVLCWLAAPGENYAPVIGADVDVTAYSVDQLEEIAAGVAAAGRPARVQLKIDTGLSRGGATRADWPGVVERARRGEDEGLWRVTGIWSHFSSSDEPDDPANGAQEDVLCWAVEVAEQAGLRPEVRHIANSAAAVLRPSSRFDLVRCGLATYGLDPAPGHLPDLGLVPAMTVRASLLLVKDVAAGDAVSYGRTWIAPAATTLGLVPGGYGDGVPRHASNRAEVWIEGRRRPVRGRICMDQFVVDLEGDRPEPGAEVVLFGPGLDGAPTAQDWAVAADTISYEVVTRIGGRLTRRHVDTEESRWA from the coding sequence ATGACCGCCGCGCGAGCCGAGATCGTCGTCGACCTCGCGGCTGTGAGACACAACGTCAGGCGGCTGCGCGAGCTCGTCGGCGACCAGGTGCAGATGATGAGCGTCGTCAAGGCCGACGGCTACGGCCACGGCATGGTCGAGGTCGCCCGCGCGGCTCGCGAGGCCGGCGCCGACTGGCTCGGCGTGGCCACCCTCGACGAGGCGCTCGCCCTGCGCGAGTCCGGCGACGTCGGCCGGGTGCTGTGCTGGCTGGCCGCGCCGGGGGAGAACTACGCGCCCGTGATCGGGGCCGACGTCGACGTCACGGCGTACTCCGTCGACCAGCTCGAGGAGATCGCCGCGGGCGTGGCCGCGGCCGGTCGCCCCGCGCGCGTGCAGCTCAAGATCGACACCGGCCTGTCCCGTGGCGGCGCCACCCGCGCCGACTGGCCGGGCGTCGTCGAGCGGGCCCGCCGCGGCGAGGACGAGGGGCTGTGGCGCGTCACCGGGATCTGGTCGCACTTCTCCTCCAGCGACGAGCCCGACGACCCCGCCAACGGCGCCCAGGAGGACGTGCTGTGCTGGGCGGTCGAGGTCGCCGAGCAGGCGGGTCTGCGCCCCGAGGTGCGCCACATCGCGAACTCCGCCGCAGCGGTGCTGCGGCCCTCCTCGCGCTTCGACCTGGTCCGCTGCGGGCTGGCCACCTACGGCCTGGACCCCGCGCCCGGCCACCTGCCCGACCTGGGACTGGTGCCCGCGATGACCGTGCGCGCCAGCCTGCTGCTGGTCAAGGATGTCGCCGCGGGCGACGCGGTCTCCTACGGCCGCACCTGGATCGCCCCGGCCGCCACCACCCTCGGGCTGGTGCCCGGCGGGTACGGCGACGGCGTGCCGCGCCACGCCAGCAACCGCGCCGAGGTGTGGATCGAGGGTCGGCGCCGACCCGTGCGCGGACGCATCTGCATGGACCAGTTCGTGGTCGACCTCGAGGGCGACCGCCCCGAGCCGGGCGCGGAGGTCGTGCTGTTCGGGCCCGGCCTGGACGGCGCCCCGACCGCGCAGGACTGGGCCGTGGCGGCCGACACCATCAGCTATGAGGTCGTGACGCGGATCGGTGGGCGCCTGACCCGTCGGCACGTCGACACCGAGGAGAGCCGGTGGGCCTGA
- a CDS encoding NAD(P)H-hydrate dehydratase translates to MRHAHTVEQIRAAEAELMARLPAGTLMQRAAHGLAHAVLDLLGGGYGRRVVLLVGSGDNGGDALHAGALLARRGCRVEAWLLSPRAHEGGLAALRAAGGRVVQGIPDAVTGERDAQPDVVLDGIVGIGGQPGLRPEAVAALDALAGVPVVAVDVPSGVGVDTGELDGPHVQAALTVTFGTHKVAHLVDPAAAACGVVQLVDIGLDLPEPVLEVLQPHDMARLLPRPAPDAHKYTRGVVGVRAGSARYPGAAVLSVAGAATGLCGMVRVVGDPTVTARVRDAHPEVVGAGRVQAWVVGSGGDDAAAEALAAVTGEGVPVVVDADALAHVTGPLPVPAVLTPHAGELAAMLGVERAEVEAAPLAFARRAATTYDAVVLLKGRHTLVVGPTGPARATTAGTPWLATAGAGDVLGGLIGALLAAGLDPFDAASAGSWLHGAAATLASGGGPLVAGDVARALPALVRTLPLG, encoded by the coding sequence GTGAGACACGCGCACACCGTGGAGCAGATCCGGGCCGCCGAGGCGGAGCTGATGGCGCGGCTCCCCGCCGGCACGCTCATGCAACGCGCGGCGCACGGGCTCGCCCACGCGGTCCTCGACCTGCTGGGCGGCGGCTACGGGCGCCGGGTGGTGCTGCTCGTGGGGTCGGGCGACAACGGCGGCGACGCGCTGCACGCGGGCGCGCTGCTGGCGCGGCGCGGCTGCCGGGTCGAGGCCTGGCTGCTCTCCCCGCGCGCCCACGAGGGCGGCCTGGCCGCCCTGCGCGCGGCCGGCGGCCGGGTGGTGCAGGGGATTCCCGATGCGGTGACCGGGGAGCGGGACGCGCAGCCCGACGTCGTGCTCGACGGCATCGTCGGGATCGGCGGCCAGCCCGGGCTGCGGCCGGAGGCGGTCGCCGCGCTGGACGCCCTCGCCGGAGTGCCGGTGGTCGCGGTGGACGTGCCCTCCGGCGTCGGGGTCGACACCGGAGAGCTCGACGGCCCGCACGTGCAGGCCGCCCTCACCGTCACCTTCGGCACCCACAAGGTCGCCCACCTGGTCGACCCGGCCGCCGCGGCGTGCGGGGTGGTGCAGCTGGTCGACATCGGCCTCGACCTGCCCGAACCCGTGCTGGAGGTGCTCCAGCCGCACGACATGGCCAGGCTCCTGCCGCGCCCCGCGCCGGACGCGCACAAGTACACCCGCGGGGTGGTCGGCGTGCGTGCCGGCTCGGCGCGCTACCCGGGTGCTGCCGTGCTGAGCGTCGCCGGCGCCGCGACCGGGTTGTGCGGCATGGTCCGGGTCGTCGGCGACCCGACCGTCACGGCACGTGTGCGCGATGCCCATCCGGAGGTGGTCGGCGCCGGGCGCGTGCAGGCCTGGGTGGTCGGCTCCGGCGGCGACGACGCCGCCGCCGAGGCGCTCGCCGCGGTCACGGGTGAGGGGGTCCCGGTGGTCGTCGACGCCGACGCACTGGCCCACGTCACCGGCCCGCTGCCGGTCCCGGCCGTGCTGACCCCGCACGCCGGGGAGCTGGCCGCGATGCTCGGGGTGGAGCGCGCCGAGGTCGAGGCCGCGCCGCTCGCCTTCGCCCGCCGCGCCGCCACGACGTACGACGCGGTCGTGCTGCTGAAGGGGCGCCACACGCTGGTCGTGGGGCCCACCGGACCGGCGCGGGCGACCACCGCCGGCACGCCGTGGCTGGCCACCGCGGGCGCCGGCGACGTGCTCGGCGGGCTGATCGGCGCGTTGCTCGCTGCCGGTCTGGACCCCTTCGACGCGGCCTCGGCCGGGTCCTGGCTGCACGGCGCGGCGGCCACCCTCGCCTCGGGCGGCGGACCGCTGGTGGCGGGGGACGTCGCCCGGGCGCTGCCGGCGCTCGTGCGGACCCTGCCCCTGGGCTGA
- a CDS encoding amidase family protein: MKKQTRARTSLAAAAVIGASVLAAGALGVPAQAAPGSAPAPAGGAYLAPYWTEADLTGDRQVTREDVDLLVAALGAEAGDAGWDAVAKGDLDADGVVELSDVADLAQRMMYDDGAFELVEATALDMQAAMNAGVTTSVEITRAYLARIAAYDTRETDPSAPGRALNSIIATNEAALEAAAASDAARAANGGPRSMLDGLPILLKDNYDTHDMATTAGCSCWEDNLTEDDAFMVKGLREAGAVLLGKASLDEFAYGFASEFSAGQPVGSSTLVASPYALSRSAGGSSGGTGASIAANLGAIGFGTDTGGSIRVPSSYNQLVGVRPTVGLASRDGIVPLALSQDTGGPMARSVSDAAIALDAVVGIDPADPVTATQAGKVPESYTAGLDPEALAGKRLGYLASMVPTNAAAKRLFTQAVADLEAQGAVVEEIRIDGIAPVLSEGSGSTNEFKHDLADYIERHLSDDVTIRTLDDIIASGRFVPSRRSTFVQRNAVTPEQYDAWMKSHTEVLDNGGTLVTGALDAEDLDALIYPSGTPYGTHSTNMRLSPNTGLPAVTVPMGQAVEADGSITGAGVNLELLGRDFSEGELLAMAYAYEQATQHRVAPELYGPLEDKAPAKPVTASAEPGWTVTTSTDEVAVGETVTVTVTADAASDLYAYDLALDFDPEVLAYVEGSASTDNTGATYAEVDEDTLHVVHTELGGSPASEGTVVLAQASFTAVGAGSTEVLASAVEQVSTDLAESRATDLGSADLAVEGAAPVATTDPAVTGTPTVGKRLTAAPGAWDVAGVRFSYQWLRAGTPIPGATARSYRVRPADAGRRLAVRVAATHADHAAGTATSPRTVKVAAARTEVAVTAPRQVGPGTRPVVRVRVTADGTGKAVVPTGTVRVTYGGKVVAKALPVKAGRATLRLPSKRPGTRVVRVVLTPDQGFTRARGTATVTVRR, from the coding sequence GTGAAGAAGCAGACCAGGGCCCGCACCTCGCTGGCGGCAGCGGCGGTGATCGGGGCGAGCGTGCTCGCCGCGGGCGCGCTCGGCGTACCGGCCCAGGCCGCACCCGGGAGCGCTCCGGCTCCTGCGGGGGGCGCCTACCTCGCGCCGTACTGGACCGAGGCCGACCTGACCGGCGACCGCCAGGTCACCCGCGAGGACGTCGACCTGCTGGTCGCCGCGCTCGGTGCCGAGGCCGGGGACGCCGGCTGGGACGCGGTGGCCAAGGGCGACCTCGACGCCGACGGCGTCGTGGAGCTGAGCGACGTCGCGGACCTCGCCCAGCGGATGATGTACGACGACGGCGCGTTCGAGCTGGTCGAGGCGACCGCCCTGGACATGCAGGCCGCGATGAACGCCGGCGTCACCACCTCGGTGGAGATCACCCGGGCCTACCTCGCGCGCATCGCGGCGTACGACACTCGGGAGACCGACCCCTCGGCACCCGGACGCGCGCTCAACTCGATCATCGCGACCAACGAGGCCGCGCTCGAGGCGGCCGCGGCCAGCGACGCCGCCCGGGCCGCGAACGGCGGGCCGCGCAGCATGCTCGACGGCCTCCCGATCCTGCTCAAGGACAACTACGACACCCACGACATGGCCACCACGGCCGGCTGCTCGTGCTGGGAGGACAACCTCACCGAGGACGACGCGTTCATGGTCAAGGGCCTGCGCGAGGCGGGCGCGGTCCTGCTCGGCAAGGCCAGCCTGGACGAGTTCGCCTACGGCTTCGCCTCCGAGTTCAGCGCCGGGCAGCCGGTCGGCTCCTCCACGCTCGTCGCCAGCCCCTACGCGCTCTCGCGCAGCGCCGGCGGTTCCAGCGGCGGCACCGGCGCCTCGATCGCCGCCAACCTCGGCGCGATCGGCTTCGGCACCGACACCGGCGGCTCGATCCGGGTGCCCTCGAGCTACAACCAGCTCGTCGGGGTGCGACCGACCGTCGGCCTGGCCAGCCGCGACGGCATCGTGCCGCTCGCGCTCAGCCAGGACACCGGCGGCCCGATGGCCCGCTCGGTCTCCGACGCCGCGATCGCCCTGGACGCGGTGGTCGGCATCGACCCGGCCGACCCGGTGACCGCCACGCAGGCCGGCAAGGTGCCGGAGTCCTACACCGCCGGCCTCGACCCCGAGGCGCTCGCCGGCAAGCGGCTGGGCTACCTCGCCTCGATGGTGCCGACCAACGCGGCGGCCAAGCGGCTGTTCACCCAGGCGGTCGCCGACCTCGAGGCCCAGGGCGCGGTCGTCGAGGAGATCAGGATCGACGGGATCGCCCCGGTCCTGAGCGAGGGCAGCGGCAGCACCAACGAGTTCAAGCACGACCTCGCGGACTACATCGAGCGCCACCTCAGCGACGACGTCACGATCCGCACGCTCGACGACATCATCGCCTCCGGCCGGTTCGTGCCCTCGCGGCGCAGCACCTTCGTGCAGCGCAACGCGGTGACCCCGGAGCAGTACGACGCGTGGATGAAGAGCCACACCGAGGTGCTCGACAACGGCGGCACGCTGGTCACCGGTGCGCTCGACGCCGAGGACCTGGACGCGCTGATCTACCCCAGCGGCACGCCGTACGGCACCCACAGCACCAACATGCGCCTCAGTCCCAACACCGGCCTGCCCGCGGTGACCGTGCCGATGGGCCAGGCGGTCGAGGCCGACGGCTCCATCACCGGCGCCGGGGTCAACCTCGAGCTCCTGGGTCGCGACTTCAGCGAGGGCGAGCTGCTCGCGATGGCCTACGCCTACGAGCAGGCCACCCAGCACCGCGTCGCACCCGAGCTCTACGGGCCGCTGGAGGACAAGGCCCCGGCGAAGCCGGTCACGGCGTCCGCCGAGCCCGGCTGGACGGTCACCACCTCGACCGACGAGGTCGCGGTCGGGGAGACGGTGACCGTGACGGTCACGGCCGACGCGGCCAGCGACCTCTACGCCTACGACCTGGCGCTCGACTTCGACCCCGAGGTCCTGGCCTACGTCGAGGGCAGCGCGAGCACCGACAACACCGGGGCGACGTACGCCGAGGTGGACGAGGACACCCTGCACGTCGTGCACACCGAGCTGGGCGGCTCGCCGGCGAGCGAGGGCACCGTGGTGCTGGCCCAGGCGAGCTTCACCGCCGTCGGTGCCGGCTCGACCGAGGTGCTCGCCTCCGCGGTCGAGCAGGTCTCCACCGACCTGGCCGAGAGCCGTGCCACTGACCTCGGCTCCGCGGATCTCGCGGTCGAGGGTGCGGCTCCGGTGGCCACGACCGACCCGGCCGTCACCGGCACGCCCACGGTCGGCAAGCGGCTCACCGCCGCCCCCGGGGCCTGGGACGTCGCCGGGGTTCGGTTCTCCTACCAGTGGCTGCGCGCGGGTACGCCGATCCCCGGCGCCACCGCCCGCTCCTACCGGGTGCGTCCGGCCGACGCCGGTCGCCGCCTCGCCGTCCGGGTGGCCGCGACGCACGCGGACCACGCCGCCGGCACGGCCACGTCCCCGCGCACCGTCAAGGTCGCCGCTGCCCGCACCGAGGTCGCGGTGACGGCGCCGCGCCAGGTGGGGCCGGGCACCCGCCCGGTCGTCCGGGTGCGGGTCACGGCCGACGGCACCGGGAAGGCCGTCGTGCCGACCGGCACCGTGCGGGTCACCTACGGCGGGAAGGTCGTCGCGAAGGCGCTGCCCGTGAAGGCCGGCCGGGCGACCCTGCGCCTGCCGTCGAAGCGTCCCGGCACCCGCGTGGTGCGGGTGGTCCTCACCCCGGACCAGGGCTTCACCCGGGCACGCGGCACGGCCACGGTCACGGTGCGCCGCTGA
- a CDS encoding glycerophosphodiester phosphodiesterase produces the protein MKTVQPLLLTVVALAAALLLAAGPAASMESTGELTVYAHRGYAEKGHSENTFAALEHARRHRARAVEVDMRVTRDNKMVLMHDETLDRTTTCTGPVRGRTAASIRSRCRAKADRERVPTLTQTLEWAARHRMQLIVEVKVNATNDAWTPALFVRLERMIAQHGLAEEVIVHSFSARALRVAKKAAPSLHVQMITQRWAGVASARRWADGVNVWARHLSAKRVAKLHEEGLYVIGRDSDSPADWRRIRRSGADGLVTDAVREALRVTRAK, from the coding sequence GTGAAGACCGTCCAGCCCCTGCTGCTCACCGTCGTGGCCCTGGCCGCCGCGCTCCTCCTCGCGGCGGGACCCGCCGCGTCGATGGAGAGCACCGGCGAGCTCACGGTGTACGCCCACCGCGGCTACGCGGAGAAGGGCCACTCCGAGAACACCTTCGCGGCCCTGGAGCACGCGCGTCGCCACCGCGCACGCGCCGTCGAGGTGGACATGCGGGTCACCCGCGACAACAAGATGGTCCTCATGCACGACGAGACGCTGGACCGGACCACCACGTGCACGGGGCCGGTGCGCGGGCGCACGGCGGCGAGCATCCGGTCCCGGTGCCGCGCGAAGGCGGACCGGGAGCGGGTCCCGACGCTCACGCAGACCCTGGAGTGGGCCGCCCGGCACCGGATGCAGCTGATCGTCGAGGTCAAGGTGAACGCGACGAACGACGCGTGGACGCCGGCGCTGTTCGTGAGACTGGAGCGGATGATCGCCCAGCACGGGCTGGCCGAGGAGGTCATCGTGCACTCCTTCAGCGCCCGCGCCCTGCGGGTGGCCAAGAAGGCCGCCCCGTCCCTGCACGTCCAGATGATCACGCAGCGATGGGCGGGCGTGGCCTCGGCGCGCAGGTGGGCGGACGGCGTGAACGTGTGGGCCCGGCACCTGAGTGCGAAGCGGGTGGCGAAGCTGCACGAGGAGGGGCTCTACGTCATCGGCCGGGACTCCGACAGCCCTGCCGACTGGCGGCGGATCCGGCGCAGCGGTGCCGACGGCCTGGTCACCGACGCGGTACGCGAAGCGCTGCGAGTCACCCGCGCCAAGTGA
- a CDS encoding holo-ACP synthase, whose product MAVIGVGIDVCDIERFRASIERTPGLRVRLFTETERTRAIASLAARFAAKEALAKALGAPRGMAWHDCEVTNESSGRPRFALRGTVAAAVAAAGASHVHLSLSHDAGVASAMVVLES is encoded by the coding sequence ATGGCGGTGATCGGCGTCGGCATCGACGTCTGCGACATCGAGCGCTTCCGCGCCTCGATCGAGCGCACTCCGGGGTTGCGGGTGCGGCTGTTCACCGAGACCGAGCGCACCCGGGCGATCGCCTCGCTCGCCGCCCGCTTCGCCGCGAAGGAGGCGCTCGCCAAGGCGCTGGGCGCGCCGCGGGGGATGGCCTGGCACGACTGCGAGGTGACCAACGAGTCCTCGGGCCGCCCGCGGTTCGCGCTGCGCGGCACGGTGGCCGCCGCGGTCGCCGCCGCGGGGGCCAGCCACGTGCACCTCTCCCTGTCCCACGACGCCGGGGTCGCCTCGGCCATGGTCGTGCTGGAGTCCTGA
- the glmS gene encoding glutamine--fructose-6-phosphate transaminase (isomerizing), with protein sequence MCGIVGYVGHQQAQDVVVEGLRRLEYRGYDSAGIALVADGVVASDKRAGKLANLEKAIATSPLPASRTGIGHTRWATHGAPNDVNAHPHLGARRRVALVHNGIIENFDDLRARLEADGHELASETDTEVAAHLLELQVESGVDLTLAMQRVCQQLEGAFTLVAIDGQDPDRVVAARRNSPLVVGIGEGEHFLGSDVAAFIQHTREALELGQDQVVTITADAVEVTDFDGTPAEGRRFHVDWDLSAAEKDGHDWFMRKEIFEQPRAVADSLLGRHTRTGQLQLDEMRLSDQELRDIDKIIIIACGTSFYAGMVAKYAIEHWCRIPVEVELASEFRYRDPILDYSTLVVAISQSGETADTLQAIRHARLQRSKVLAICNTNGSTIPRESDAVIYTHAGPEIGVASTKGFLTQLIACYLLALYLAQVKGTRYGDEISQVMEQLEAIPEQVQQVLDGAEQIYELAREHVGSSSVLFLGRHAGYPVALEGALKLKELAYIHAEGFAAGELKHGPIALVDDGLPVLCVVPPRGRDQLRDKMISGIQEVRARGARTICLVEEGDESITAYADVLVRLPSVPVLLQPLVAVVPLQLFACELATAMGHDVDQPRNLAKSVTVE encoded by the coding sequence ATGTGCGGCATCGTTGGCTACGTCGGCCACCAGCAGGCTCAGGACGTGGTCGTCGAAGGACTGCGGCGCCTGGAGTACCGCGGCTACGACTCGGCCGGCATCGCGCTCGTCGCCGACGGCGTCGTCGCCAGCGACAAGCGCGCCGGCAAGCTCGCCAACCTCGAGAAGGCGATCGCGACGTCGCCGCTGCCGGCCTCGCGCACCGGCATCGGCCACACCCGGTGGGCCACCCACGGCGCGCCGAACGACGTCAACGCCCACCCGCACCTCGGCGCCCGTCGCCGGGTCGCGCTCGTGCACAACGGGATCATCGAGAACTTCGACGACCTGCGCGCCCGCCTCGAGGCCGACGGTCACGAGCTGGCCTCCGAGACCGACACCGAGGTCGCGGCGCACCTGCTGGAGCTCCAGGTCGAGTCCGGTGTGGACCTGACCCTGGCGATGCAGCGGGTCTGTCAGCAGCTCGAGGGCGCCTTCACCCTGGTCGCGATCGACGGCCAGGACCCCGACCGGGTGGTCGCGGCGCGCCGCAACTCCCCGCTCGTGGTGGGCATCGGCGAGGGCGAGCACTTCCTCGGCTCCGACGTCGCGGCGTTCATCCAGCACACCCGCGAGGCGCTCGAGCTCGGTCAGGACCAGGTCGTGACCATCACCGCGGACGCCGTCGAGGTCACCGACTTCGACGGCACCCCCGCCGAGGGCCGTCGCTTCCACGTCGACTGGGACCTCTCCGCGGCGGAGAAGGACGGCCACGACTGGTTCATGCGCAAGGAGATCTTCGAGCAGCCGCGTGCGGTCGCCGACTCGCTGCTGGGGCGCCACACCCGCACCGGCCAGCTCCAGCTCGACGAGATGCGCCTCTCCGATCAGGAGCTGCGCGACATCGACAAGATCATCATCATCGCGTGCGGCACGTCGTTCTACGCCGGCATGGTCGCGAAGTACGCCATCGAGCACTGGTGTCGGATCCCGGTCGAGGTCGAGCTGGCCTCGGAGTTCCGCTACCGCGACCCGATCCTCGACTACTCCACGCTGGTGGTCGCGATCAGCCAGTCCGGCGAGACCGCCGACACCCTCCAGGCGATCCGGCACGCCCGGCTGCAGCGCTCCAAGGTGCTCGCGATCTGCAACACCAACGGCTCGACGATCCCGCGCGAGTCCGACGCGGTGATCTACACCCACGCCGGTCCGGAGATCGGCGTCGCCTCCACCAAGGGCTTCTTGACCCAGCTGATCGCCTGCTACCTGCTGGCGCTCTACCTCGCCCAGGTCAAGGGCACGCGGTACGGCGATGAGATCTCCCAGGTGATGGAGCAGCTGGAGGCGATCCCCGAGCAGGTCCAGCAGGTGCTCGACGGTGCGGAGCAGATCTACGAGCTCGCCCGCGAGCACGTCGGCAGCAGCTCGGTGCTGTTCCTGGGGCGCCACGCCGGCTACCCGGTCGCGCTCGAGGGAGCCCTGAAGCTCAAGGAGCTGGCCTACATCCACGCCGAGGGCTTCGCCGCCGGCGAGCTCAAGCACGGCCCGATCGCGCTGGTCGACGACGGGCTGCCGGTGCTCTGCGTCGTACCTCCCCGCGGCCGCGACCAGCTGCGCGACAAGATGATCAGCGGCATCCAGGAGGTCCGGGCCCGCGGGGCCCGCACGATCTGCCTGGTCGAGGAGGGCGACGAGTCGATCACGGCGTACGCCGACGTGCTGGTGCGCCTGCCCAGCGTGCCGGTGCTGCTCCAGCCGCTGGTCGCGGTGGTGCCGCTGCAGCTCTTCGCCTGCGAGCTGGCCACCGCGATGGGCCACGACGTCGACCAGCCGCGCAACCTCGCCAAGTCCGTCACGGTCGAGTAG